A stretch of Pristiophorus japonicus isolate sPriJap1 chromosome 12, sPriJap1.hap1, whole genome shotgun sequence DNA encodes these proteins:
- the cfap100 gene encoding cilia- and flagella-associated protein 100 codes for MASETQAPSLHSPEAATTPKVSASQMSSAHSEKPSGEAEKSLISACSQLQNMRRNPFKVPRDCDIFVLRDIEREQKKKEQEEQKKLKIHEKGTYTARVTARYASPQNMVEEPEEDREAEHHANVKKLSALKSDPSWKVKVTRDRHIEKETLNEYINKKREMFILQYSLTMKKDEMRKLDEVAAAEEMKLEKAEQYLEEDAAMFDEFLKENDKNSVEAMQIAEHETKLKLEKVAEMKKVTTQMMTVKNDIVKFEETLKDYQLYRDFLLKLSPKEWREMREKKKLLTKLSKDSSRERAGEIDTKPPLSALKRNVSKAGVQPLADIRVVKTATKTAVDRKRSTAYSISSTDTDQESSDSDEEPELYFKDPKELLDLYTELEEQNLSLILNSQETEEAVEEIKQAMSNAHHKMVCEMDFLKQQLNLLNEAVAKEESRAAELELKAKMFSFSQSTIEDQDKMLEALDQKVGEVYRACIGENEANMSTLQMLTSIENYLEDLFEGLEKLPRDKVELAERNKEKERRMRVREERLREEKLHQEERIQRAMIRSQAEHQKKTGRRLVFRSNPPLMKEMVPKDQVTTDKEKEENEYYFSF; via the exons CATGCAGTCAATTGCAGAACATGAGACGCAACCCTTTCAAAGTGCCTCGTGATTGTGATATCTTCGTTCTTCGAGATATTGAGAGGGAGCAGAAGAAAAAG GAACAAGAAGAACAAAAGAAACTCAAGATTCACGAGAAGGGCACTTACACGGCGCGTGTGACCGCCAGGTACGCCAGCCCGCAAAACATGGTGGAAGAACCAGAGGAGGACAGGGAGGCAGAGCACCATGCCAACGTTAAAAAACTCTCCGCGCTCAAAAGTGACCCGTCGTGGAAGGTCAAAGTCACCAGAG ATCGCCATATTGAAAAGGAAACATTGAATGAATACATCAACAAGAAAAGAGAGATGTTTATCCTGCAG TACTCGCTGACCATGAAGAAGGACGAGATGCGGAAGCTGGATGAAGTGGCTGCTGCGGAGGAGATGAAGCTGGAGAAGGCCGAGCAGTACCTGGAGGAGGATGCCGCCATGTTCGACGAATTCCTGAAAGAGAACGACAAGAATTCCGTGGAAGCGATGCAAAT AGCGGAGCATGAGACTAAACTAAAACTGGAGAAAGTTGCAGAAATGAAGAAAGTGACAACTCAAATGATGACAGTGAAAAA TGATATTGTCAAGTTTGAAGAGACATTGAAGGATTATCAGCTGTACAGGGACTTTCTGCTCAAACTGTCTCCCAAGGAATGGAGAGAAATGAGGGAGAAGAAGAAACTGTTAACAAAACTGTCAAAAGACTCGTCGAGGGAGAGAGCCGGAGAAATAGACACCAAACCACCTCTATCTGCCTTAAAAC GAAACGTCAGCAAGGCTGGTGTCCAACCTCTCGCAGACATCCGAGTGGTAAAGACGGCCACAAAGACCGCGGTTGACAGAAAAAG GAGTACCGCTTATAGCATCTCATCAACAGACACGGATCAGGAATCTTCCGATAGCGATGAG GAGCCTGAACTTTACTTCAAGGATCCCAAGGAGCTCCTGGACCTCTACACTGAGCTGGAGGAACAGAACCTGTCGCTCATCCTCAACTCGCAGGAGACCGAGGAGGCCGTGGAGGAAATCAAACAGGCCATGTCCAACGCACACCATAAAAT GGTCTGTGAGATGGACTTCCTGAAGCAGCAGCTGAACTTGCTGAACGAGGCCGTGGCCAAGGAGGAGAGCCGGGCCGCGGAGCTGGAACTCAAAGCCAAGATGTTCTCCTTCAGCCAGAGCACAATCGAGGATCAG GATAAGATGCTGGAGGCCCTGGATCAGAAGGTGGGAGAGGTTTACCGAGCCTGTATCGGGGAGAACGAGGCCAACATGAGCACGCTGCAGATGCTGACCAGTATCGAGAACTACCTGGAGGACCTGTTCGAGGGCCTGGAGAAGCTGCCTCGGGATAAAGTGGAATTGGCCGAGAGGAACAAAGAGAAGGAGAGGAGGATGAG GGTGCgagaggagagactgagggaggagaagCTTCATCAGGAGGAGCGAATCCAAAGAGCAATGATCAGATCTCAGGCTGAGCACCAGAAAAAG ACCGGGAGGAGGCTCGTATTTCGATCGAACCCACCTTTGATGAAGGAGATGGTGCCGAAGGACCAAGTCACCACCgacaaggagaaggaggagaacGAGTATTACTTTAGTTTTTAA